In Plodia interpunctella isolate USDA-ARS_2022_Savannah chromosome 19, ilPloInte3.2, whole genome shotgun sequence, a genomic segment contains:
- the LOC128678199 gene encoding uncharacterized protein LOC128678199, protein MLRYQNIVVGLVFIYISHALSITEGPYTDKYNAHFCILLRGCSAYNSHMSETCGYDAKIHDLKIFDNVCKMYEENCKKKTRYFEAKVEACKSKHEFLTQNGNSSTDWEHGHDGFNIPLLNLTKPIYIHNARGNDFFKLVPGFIKAAYIAGSRTTTGSMYGSENRTRTRGNYTYILEKIIGLNIKKFT, encoded by the exons ATGCTTCGATATCAGAACATTGTCGTTG gacttgtttttatatacatatccCATGCGTTATCAATAACC GAAGGACCATACACTGATAAATACAATGcgcatttttgtatattactGCGCGGCTGTAGTGCGTACAATTCGCACATGAGTGAAACCTGTGGTTATGACGCAAAGATCCAcgacttgaaaatttttgacaatgtATGTAAGATGTATGAAGAAAATTGTAAGAAGAAAACAC gATATTTTGAGGCTAAAGTCGAAGCGTGCAAATCAAAACACGAGTTTTTGACACAAAACGGGAACTCATCCACAGACTGGGAGCACGGGCACGACGGATTCAATATTCCCTTGCTCAACTTGACGAAGCCCATCTATATACACAACGCACGGGGTAACGACTTCTTTAAACTAGTACCAGGGTTCATAAAAGCAGCCTACATAGCTGGTTCCCGCACTACCACGGGTAGTATGTATGGTTCCGAAAATCGTACCAGAACTCGGGGGAATTACACATACATTTTAGAAAAGATCATcggtttaaatataaagaaatttacGTAG
- the LOC128678310 gene encoding uncharacterized protein LOC128678310, translating into MQWWLFIALLSFVLLVSVVCGNPPNTANNVRYPPNTSKYPPNTAKYPINTARCPSDTVRHPPNTARHPPNTAKHTPNTPKQPPSTAKHPPNTAKYPPDTAIYPPNNGRKPGDVARKTSNMGIANASIIHTIPFPTNTTIAKYCFYAKNCTYNRKQVCGMNKKRRYKRFRDFCDMMKYNCNYRDNFINTAMTKCKTLPNLKKIKKKIQPWVRSFPITTTTKFNYPQAYVGNYVTTTKSPAGLEKMWVWLSDILRSCFDSKTCKHNGVNQCAISPKGELKLFASSCDLFEYNCRNNARFIKTAAANCRNLPPLKNNVARS; encoded by the exons atgCAGTGGTGGTTGTTTATCGCTCTTCTAA GCTTTGTTTTGTTAGTATCTGTTGTTTGTGGGAACCCACCGAATACTGCCAATAATGTCAGATACCCACCCAATACCTCCAAATACCCGCCCAATACTGCGAAATACCCAATCAACACTGCCAGATGCCCATCTGATACCGTCAGACACCCACCCAATACCGCCAGACACCCACCCAATACCGCCAAACACACACCCAATACCCCTAAACAACCACCCAGTACTGCCAAACATCCACCCAATACCGCCAAATACCCGCCCGATACTGCCATATATCCACCGAATAATGGCAGGAAACCAGGCGATGTTGCCAGAAAAACATCAAATATGGGAATTGCTAATGCAAGTATAATACACACGATCCCGTTTCCAACTAATACTACAATTGCCAAA tattgtttttatgcaaaaaaCTGCACGTACAATCGCAAACAAGTGTGCGGTATGAACAAAAAAAGGAGATACAAAAGATTCCGCGATTTTTGCGATATGATGAAATACAACTGTAATTATCGGGATA atttcATCAACACAGCCATGACTAAATGTAAGACACTACCTAATCTTAAAAAGATCAAGAAGAAAATCCAACCTTGGGTTAGGTCCTTCCCCATCACCACAACTACTAAATTTAACTATCCACAAGCTTACGTTGGTAATTACGTAACAACTACG aaaTCTCCGGCTGGACTGGAAAAAATGTGGGTCTGGTTATCAGATATCCTCCGGTCCTGCTTCGACTCCAAGACCTGCAAGCACAACGGAGTGAATCAATGCGCAATCTCGCCAAAAGGAGAATTGAAGCTATTTGCATCCTCCTGCGATCTTTTCGAATATAATTGCCGGAATAATGCAC gttTCATAAAAACAGCGGCGGCCAACTGTCGAAATTTACCACCACTCAAAAACAATGTGGCGAGATCATGA
- the LOC128678265 gene encoding PAS domain-containing protein cky-1-like, which produces MFLRFEPTKSTKGASKMRRDLINAEISNLRDLLPLPPSTRQRLSQLQLMALVCVYVRKMNYFQQVFKSHDFSYQYQEQATPTPNIGFSKAMNGFMMMMTQNGKLLYISENAAEYLGHSMEDLLIHGDSVYDIIDRQDHQTVQMELNRGDSETENVPKNRHFFCRMNVSRNARRQMRFGDQKIVLVRGHYVSYLPLCSRNEPVFLAVCTPLAMPETRECVVHGATNVFTTVHAMDMKILHIDANGEWYLGWQKHELTDVSWYQLLHWDSLREAQSKHRLITQSEQDKCCILLVKLQQRTGQFLWVHLVLQVKDAADSPRQFIVGTNQILTEEEASIMMANSWLYQYYGYQNQPCGMIDPRCQKFFRREPYQEPYQEPYYVESQEVEYPGYHVSSYVQPKTSDEFGCERLYSDRGPVDYSTHSPQSTISEERSPHHYDALPEMVVNSNMYMYPHPGKREYFEQYPKVPYMQSPCTSTTIDATDYPLPKRMRVAPTPLTLEDDGMDRWNPSPPWSDTTLKLADYTQRFTYNHMMMPPAERAMVT; this is translated from the exons atgtttttgag ATTCGAGCCAACAAAATCCACAAAGGGCGCAAGCAAGATGCGCCGGGACCTCATCAACGCTGAGATCTCGAACCTTCGGGACCTCCTCCCCCTGCCCCCCTCCACCCGGCAGAGGCTGTCCCAGCTCCAGCTGATGGCGCTGGTCTGTGTGTATGTGAGGAAGATGAACTACTTCCAACAAG TGTTCAAAAGTCACGACTTCAGCTATCAGTATCAGGAGCAAGCAACTCCCACACCTAATATTGGATTTTCAAAG GCTATGAACGGgtttatgatgatgatgacacaGAATGGGAAACTGTTGTATATTTCGGAAAATGCAGCTGAATATTTAGGACACTCTATg GAGGACCTATTAATCCACGGAGACAGTGTGTACGACATAATAGACAGACAAGACCATCAGACGGTCCAAATGGAGCTGAACAGAGGAGACTCAGAGACTGAGAATGTACCAAAGAATAGGCATTTCTTCTGTAGGATGAACGTGTCTAGGAACGCCAGGAGACAGATGAGATTTGGCGACCAAAAA ATAGTTCTTGTAAGGGGTCACTACGTATCGTACCTACCGCTGTGCAGCCGCAACGAGCCCGTGTTCCTGGCCGTGTGCACGCCGCTCGCGATGCCCGAGACGCGCGAGTGCGTCGTGCACGGCGCCACCAACGTGTTCACCACCGTGCACGCCATGGACATGAAGATACTGCACATCGACGCCAA tgGCGAGTGGTACTTGGGATGGCAGAAACACGAACTGACAGACGTGTCCTGGTACCAACTACTGCATTGGGATAGTTTACGGGAAGCGCAGAGTAAACATAGGTTAA TAACGCAATCAGAGCAGGACAAATGCTGCATCCTCCTGGTGAAGCTGCAGCAGAGGACTGGCCAGTTCCTATGGGTACATCTTGTGTTGCAAGTCAAGGATGCAGCGGACTCGCCGAGGCAGTTCATAGTTGGGACTAACCAGATATTAAC tgaagaagaagcgtcAATAATGATGGCCAACTCCTGGCTGTATCAGTACTACGGTTACCAGAACCAACCTTGCGGCATGATCGACCCCCGCTGCCAGAAGTTCTTCCGACGGGAACCCTACCAAGAACCCTATCAGGAACCCTACTACGTTGAGAGCCAAGAAGTGGAGTACCCTGGGTACCATGTGTCGTCGTATGTGCAGCCGAAGACGAGCGATGAGTTTGGCTGTGAAAGGCTCTATTCTGATCGAGGACCGGTGGACTATTCGACGCATTCACCACAGTCTACTATTAGTGAAGAAAG aTCTCCGCACCACTACGACGCTCTTCCGGAAATGGTGGTCAACAgcaatatgtatatgtacccACATCCTGGGAAGAGGGAGTACTTCGAACAGTACCCCAAAGTACCTTACATGCAAAGTCCCTGCACGAGCACAACCATAGACG CCACAGACTACCCACTTCCGAAAAGGATGCGTGTGGCCCCCACTCCCCTCACCCTTGAAGACGACGGCATGGACCGGTGGAACCCCAGTCCTCCCTGGTCGGACACCACACTCAAACTCGCAGACTACACCCAGAGGTTCACCTACAACCACATGATGATGCCACCCGCTGAAAGAGCTATGGTTACTTAA
- the LOC128678312 gene encoding uncharacterized protein LOC128678312 isoform X1, which translates to MMKYISVAVGILVLCIPHYCSDNEDESKLSRYELKVKRFSKYQCYKLEHCNKQVNVHKVCGRDVITKNARMFENLCMLYKYNCENKSWYFLYNITKCDSKESFINFHKNSSFWQSELDFEIPGLDLPGGDEKKNSMNWPGGDGKNKMTNSEKPADADNSKEKFFQLIPGLAME; encoded by the exons aTGATGAAATATATTAGCGTTGCTGTGG GTATTTTGGTTCTGTGTATTCCTCATTATTGTTCCGATAATGAAGAC GAATCAAAATTGTCAAGATACGAGTTGAAAGTAAAAAGATTTAGCAAATATCAGTGTTACAAACTCGAGCATTGCAATAAGCAAGTTAATGTGCACAAAGTCTGCGGCAGAGATGTGATTACGAAGAATGCGAGAATGTTCGAGAACTTGTGCATgctgtataaatataactgcGAAAATAAATCGT ggtattttctttataatataacaaaatgcGATAGTAAggaatcatttattaatttccataAGAATTCTTCGTTTTGGCAAAGTGaacttgattttgaaataCCTGGATTAGACTTGCCGGGCGGAGACGAAAAGAAAAACAGTATGAATTGGCCGGGCGGAGACGGAAAAAATAAGATGACAAATTCCGAAAAACCAGCAGATGCTGACAATAGTAAAGAAAAGTTTTTCCAACTCATTCCCGGACTAGCAATGGAATGA
- the LOC128678312 gene encoding uncharacterized protein LOC128678312 isoform X2: MMKYISVAVGILVLCIPHYCSDNEDESKLSRYELKVKRFSKYQCYKLEHCNKQVNVHKVCGRDVITKNARMFENLCMLYKYNCENKSYNLDANILN; the protein is encoded by the exons aTGATGAAATATATTAGCGTTGCTGTGG GTATTTTGGTTCTGTGTATTCCTCATTATTGTTCCGATAATGAAGAC GAATCAAAATTGTCAAGATACGAGTTGAAAGTAAAAAGATTTAGCAAATATCAGTGTTACAAACTCGAGCATTGCAATAAGCAAGTTAATGTGCACAAAGTCTGCGGCAGAGATGTGATTACGAAGAATGCGAGAATGTTCGAGAACTTGTGCATgctgtataaatataactgcGAAAATAAATCGT ATAATTTGGACGCGAATATACTAAACTGA
- the LOC128678267 gene encoding uncharacterized protein LOC128678267, translating into MARMLRSPSKQYCSDPDLSDQGTVTHRKRRHGDDFYEMFTSFTTEMRSWKTEIQQDISHIKTNLDSGLQELRSEISSIRQEHTEFRKTVHELSVTNGETRKLVTSLETSVQFNTDQCEELKEKVDSLVEKNKSLSSLEEKLEVMTRNYNQLLTELNANNQRDRLMNLEIVGVPENKEENIIELVLAVAAHADVDISPNDILEAHRVTPRVRLQGRPRNIVVRMKSRVIKDNILSGVRRNRLTTKNLNMSGSAKPVFVNEHLTYYNKQLLKKCREVAKLKNFQYVWIKHGRIYVRKADGSPPIQIRTEKDVSKIS; encoded by the coding sequence ATGGCAAGAATGTTACGTTCGCCTTCCAAGCAATACTGTTCAGACCCCGATCTATCCGACCAAGGAACGGTGACACATCGCAAGCGCAGACATGGAGACGacttttatgaaatgtttacTAGTTTCACGACAGAAATGAGGAGTTGGAAGACAGAAATTCAACAGGATATTTCtcacataaaaacaaacttggACTCAGGGCTCCAGGAACTTAGATCAGAAATCAGCAGCATTCGACAGGAGCATACCGAATTTAGAAAAACCGTCCATGAGTTAAGCGTTACGAATGGCGAAACTAGAAAATTAGTTACTTCCCTGGAAACTTCTGTTCAATTCAACACCGACCAGTGCGAAGAGCTGAAAGAAAAAGTAGACTCATTGGTCGAGAAGAATAAGTCTTTGTCAAGTCTCGAGGAAAAATTGGAGGTGATGACTCGTAACTATAATCAGTTGCTTACTGAGCTTAATGCTAACAACCAAAGAGATCGTCTTATGAATCTAGAAATAGTCGGTGTACCTGAGAATAAGGAAGAGAACATCATAGAATTGGTTTTGGCTGTAGCCGCACATGCGGATGTTGATATATCACCAAATGACATTCTGGAGGCACACCGGGTAACACCTAGGGTCCGTCTGCAGGGACGTCCTAGGAATATAGTTGTAAGGATGAAGTCACGTGTCATAAAAGATAACATCTTATCCGGTGTTCGGAGAAATCGCCTCACCACTAAGAACTTGAACATGTCTGGGAGTGCCAAACCAGTTTTCGTCAATGAACACCTCACATACTACAATAAacagctattaaaaaaatgcaggGAAGTTGCAAAACTCAAGAATTTTCAGTATGTGTGGATCAAACACGGAAGAATATACGTAAGGAAAGCAGATGGTTCTCCCCCAATACAAATACGAACGGAAAAGGATGTCTCCAAAATTTCCTGA